A single window of Vibrio alfacsensis DNA harbors:
- a CDS encoding alpha-galactosidase: MMDKALIELAGQQTQLIVELGEYAEILHWGQKVSGDLEHYRLALQRPVPYGRLDADVSMTLHPELGRGVFSSPGVEGHRNGQDWAPVFVITDIQQTKDSLVIASEDTIAGLHLTTELKLDAHDVVKTRHTLTNVKSGVYQVNRLANTLPLPARANELMTYYGRWVHEFQTVRQPLLQGGYQQENRRGRTSHEHYPALVVGTTNFDEMSGDVWGFHFAWSGNHRLRVDVKADGRRYMQAEVIYLPGEVALNEGESVTTPWLYASHSHTGLNGMSHHFHSHVRETILPSDFTDKPRPIHLNTWEGIYFDHDPEYIMSMATQSAEMGVERFIIDDGWFKGRNGDKAGLGDWFLCETKYPNGLQPIVEHVNKHGMEFGLWFEPEMINKDSDLYRTHPEWLLAVDGYEQPTGRNQYVINLQNDDAFNFLFERLDHFLSTYNIAYIKWDMNREVVQPAHLGHAAAHNQTQRYYDLVDKVREKHPNVEIESCAAGGGRIDFEVLKRTHRFWASDNNDALERQTIQRGMSYFFPPEVMGSHIGASHCHSTRRRHSIEFRGLTALFGHMGIELDPVKEDQAEKQGFERYIKLHKMLRPLLHSGRTWRVPTDDKAHQIHAVVSNDQSEAVVMIAQLAMPTNSLSGHLRLPGLDPKATYSVSVLDKPSNYDDIVNYQPPWTESGCELSGAWCEEVGLTMPILDAESAMLVKFERIS; encoded by the coding sequence ATGATGGATAAAGCATTGATTGAGCTAGCAGGTCAGCAGACGCAATTGATTGTAGAGTTAGGTGAGTACGCCGAGATCCTACATTGGGGACAAAAAGTCAGTGGTGATCTTGAACATTACCGCCTAGCTCTGCAACGCCCTGTGCCATACGGACGGCTAGATGCAGACGTTTCAATGACTCTGCACCCTGAGCTTGGTCGCGGTGTGTTTAGTAGCCCTGGCGTAGAGGGGCATCGTAACGGACAAGATTGGGCGCCAGTGTTTGTTATCACGGATATTCAACAGACCAAAGATAGCTTAGTGATTGCAAGCGAAGACACTATTGCAGGCTTACACTTAACGACAGAGCTCAAGCTAGATGCACACGATGTTGTGAAAACTCGTCATACATTGACTAACGTCAAATCGGGCGTTTACCAAGTCAACCGTCTTGCCAATACCTTACCTTTACCCGCTCGTGCAAATGAGCTGATGACATACTACGGCCGTTGGGTGCACGAGTTCCAAACTGTTCGCCAGCCTTTATTGCAAGGCGGTTACCAACAAGAAAACCGCCGTGGACGTACCTCACATGAGCATTATCCTGCGCTTGTTGTTGGTACAACAAATTTCGATGAAATGAGCGGTGATGTGTGGGGCTTCCATTTTGCATGGAGTGGTAATCACAGATTGCGTGTGGATGTAAAAGCGGATGGCCGTCGATACATGCAAGCGGAAGTCATCTATTTGCCAGGAGAAGTTGCGCTGAACGAGGGGGAAAGCGTAACCACTCCATGGCTGTATGCGAGTCACAGTCATACTGGCCTTAATGGTATGAGTCATCATTTCCACTCTCATGTACGCGAAACGATTTTACCGAGTGATTTCACGGACAAACCTCGCCCGATCCACCTCAATACGTGGGAAGGCATCTACTTCGACCACGATCCAGAATACATCATGTCGATGGCAACTCAGTCGGCGGAGATGGGGGTTGAACGCTTTATCATTGATGATGGTTGGTTCAAAGGGCGCAACGGTGACAAAGCTGGGCTAGGGGATTGGTTCCTATGTGAAACTAAGTATCCAAATGGTTTGCAGCCGATAGTTGAGCACGTGAATAAACACGGTATGGAATTCGGTCTGTGGTTCGAGCCAGAGATGATCAATAAAGATTCGGATTTATACCGTACTCATCCAGAATGGTTGTTAGCCGTTGACGGTTACGAGCAGCCAACAGGCCGCAATCAATATGTGATTAATCTGCAAAACGACGATGCGTTTAACTTCTTGTTTGAGCGCTTGGATCATTTCTTATCGACTTACAACATCGCCTACATCAAGTGGGATATGAACCGTGAAGTTGTACAGCCAGCTCACCTCGGTCATGCTGCGGCGCACAACCAGACTCAACGCTACTATGACCTAGTGGATAAAGTTCGTGAAAAACACCCGAATGTAGAGATCGAATCTTGCGCCGCTGGTGGTGGTCGTATTGATTTTGAGGTTCTGAAACGCACGCATCGATTCTGGGCTTCGGACAACAATGACGCACTCGAGCGTCAAACCATTCAGCGTGGTATGAGCTATTTCTTCCCGCCAGAGGTCATGGGCAGTCACATTGGAGCAAGCCATTGTCACAGCACAAGGCGTCGCCACAGCATTGAATTCAGAGGTCTGACGGCACTGTTTGGTCACATGGGCATTGAGCTTGATCCGGTGAAAGAAGATCAAGCAGAAAAGCAAGGTTTTGAGCGCTATATCAAGCTGCATAAAATGCTGCGACCACTGTTGCATAGCGGTCGAACATGGCGTGTGCCAACTGACGATAAAGCACATCAAATTCATGCGGTTGTCTCAAACGATCAATCGGAAGCAGTGGTGATGATTGCGCAGCTTGCGATGCCAACTAATTCGCTAAGTGGCCACTTGCGATTACCGGGGTTAGATCCAAA
- a CDS encoding MalM family protein: MKLKPLATLFIALSLTACSGLPEQAFNTDLSNQACCSTLASLPLTALSVPFHQQMVMDADLPSVSRAVLLSSDSASSQALPVMTYQISSNAPFSFLVRSYVDNNALFAANVLIYDAKWQILSDYSAKEFNYHTTGMRGLERIEKVVTINPQLNGAKYIVIASDPSLLGAELNRKRQEEVYAESQNVIGNKQLPLKAKYQPFGVIDVTVSASNNNAVLTLLAELGTQSNETTKTELMPVASSETQDEWSLYQSQIDTALKDNDVKQAAEIANQAEQQGFTQANDYLVKQLAK; the protein is encoded by the coding sequence ATGAAACTAAAACCGCTCGCTACTTTATTTATTGCACTGTCTCTAACAGCATGCAGTGGCTTACCAGAACAAGCGTTCAATACCGATTTGAGCAATCAAGCTTGCTGCTCAACATTGGCGTCTTTGCCTCTGACTGCCCTATCGGTTCCATTCCACCAGCAAATGGTCATGGATGCGGATTTGCCAAGCGTAAGCCGCGCGGTTTTACTTTCTTCAGATTCCGCATCATCACAAGCACTGCCAGTGATGACCTACCAGATTTCGTCTAATGCGCCATTTTCATTCTTAGTGCGCTCTTATGTTGATAATAACGCGCTATTTGCTGCGAACGTTCTTATTTATGACGCGAAATGGCAGATTTTATCCGATTACTCCGCAAAAGAATTCAACTACCACACAACGGGCATGCGCGGCTTGGAGCGTATCGAGAAAGTGGTAACAATAAACCCGCAACTCAACGGTGCGAAGTACATCGTGATTGCTTCAGATCCATCACTATTAGGCGCGGAACTAAACCGTAAGCGCCAAGAAGAAGTTTACGCTGAATCGCAAAACGTCATTGGCAATAAACAACTTCCCCTCAAGGCGAAATACCAACCTTTTGGTGTTATCGACGTGACGGTAAGTGCCTCCAACAACAATGCCGTGCTAACACTGTTGGCTGAACTGGGCACACAATCCAATGAAACAACCAAGACAGAGTTAATGCCGGTTGCATCGTCAGAAACGCAAGACGAATGGTCGTTGTATCAATCTCAAATCGATACAGCACTCAAAGATAACGATGTAAAACAAGCTGCTGAGATTGCGAATCAAGCGGAACAGCAAGGCTTTACTCAAGCGAATGATTATCTCGTGAAGCAATTAGCGAAATAA
- a CDS encoding beta-galactosidase — protein MKAFSDILQRRDWENPQSVNIHCLKAHSPLSSFRNIDHARDGVHAQRKLLNGQWKFKLFDAPEQVDGEFIETQFNDTNWDDITVPSNWQLQGYDKPIYANVKYPFEVNPPFVPSDNPTGCYRTTVLLSQVDLANTQRIIFDGVNSAFHLWCNGSWVGYSQDSRLPSEFDLTPYLVAGENSLAVMVIRWCDGSYLEDQDMWWLSGIFRDVTLLSKPQHCIEDVFITPDLDACYRDGYLSVVTSISAPDTYQVQVQLFDGEQAVTEPRIDRPHNRRIDERGTWDDVVFQTLHVREPKKWTAETPNLYRLVVSLLDENGTHLESEAYPVGFRKVEITDGQLKLNGKPLLIRGVNRHEHHPELGHVMTEEDMIRDICLMKQYNFNAVRTAHYPNHPRWYELCDQYGLYVCDEANIETHGMQPMNRLSSDPQWAHAYMSRYTQMVMRDKNHPSIIIWSLGNESGHGSNHNAMYAWSKNYDPSRPVQYEGGGSNTTATDIIAPMYARVNTVIEDEAVPKWAIKKWVSLPNETRPLILCEYAHAMGNSLGSFNDYWDAFRDYPRLQGGFIWDWVDQGLSQWDQNGQHFWAYGGDFGDEINDRQFCINGLIFPDRTVHPTLEEAKYCQRMITVSLQEQTKDACTLLVTNENLFRATDNEQLNWSLLEDGKVIQTGSFALNVEADSQASIEIALNFAPKAQAQYHLNTDITLIAATPWAEAEHVVASEQMALRNTVGLVLPVLEMQPAPMLTQQDNTILVSSLDEKHQWRWDRQTGLMTDWHVDGKTQMLAAPQDNFFRAPLDNDIGVSEIDNVDPNAWMCRWDMAGIGQWERQCVACHSEILTHAVKVTSTFAYHFNGEVQAITTWTHTLSNSGEMTLAVDVKLADDLPPMPRIGLEFELPLNEQNAPITWQGLGPFENYPDRLAAARFGLHTQTLEQMHTPYIFPTDSGLRCGTQWLKVNELEVSGDFQFGVSQYAQQHLAAAKHTNDLVAEEKIYVRLDHKHMGVGGDDSWSPSVHKEFQLTDNQYAYRVTFKPAQ, from the coding sequence ATGAAGGCATTTTCAGACATTCTCCAAAGACGCGACTGGGAAAACCCACAATCAGTGAACATTCACTGCCTTAAGGCTCACAGCCCTCTTTCCAGCTTCCGCAATATTGACCATGCACGCGATGGTGTTCATGCTCAGCGAAAATTGCTGAACGGACAATGGAAATTCAAACTGTTTGATGCACCAGAGCAAGTTGATGGTGAGTTCATTGAAACGCAATTCAACGACACCAACTGGGATGACATTACTGTTCCATCTAACTGGCAACTTCAAGGTTACGATAAGCCTATCTACGCCAACGTAAAGTACCCGTTTGAAGTGAACCCACCATTTGTACCAAGTGATAACCCTACGGGTTGCTACCGCACTACCGTGTTACTTTCACAAGTAGACCTTGCGAACACACAACGCATTATCTTTGATGGTGTGAACTCCGCTTTCCACCTTTGGTGTAATGGCTCTTGGGTCGGCTACAGTCAAGACAGTCGCCTACCATCTGAATTCGACCTAACGCCTTACCTTGTCGCGGGTGAAAACAGCTTAGCGGTAATGGTCATTCGCTGGTGTGATGGCAGCTACCTAGAAGACCAAGATATGTGGTGGCTAAGCGGTATCTTCCGCGACGTGACTTTGCTGTCTAAGCCACAGCACTGCATTGAAGATGTGTTCATCACGCCTGATTTAGACGCGTGTTACCGCGATGGTTATCTGTCGGTTGTGACTTCGATTTCTGCGCCTGACACCTACCAAGTTCAAGTGCAGCTGTTTGACGGTGAACAAGCTGTGACAGAGCCACGTATCGACCGTCCGCACAACCGTCGCATTGACGAACGTGGCACATGGGATGACGTAGTTTTTCAAACGTTGCACGTGCGCGAGCCAAAGAAATGGACGGCGGAAACCCCGAACCTTTACCGCTTAGTCGTTTCACTATTGGATGAAAATGGCACGCACTTAGAAAGCGAAGCGTACCCTGTGGGCTTCCGTAAAGTCGAAATCACCGATGGCCAATTGAAGCTAAACGGTAAGCCTTTGCTGATCCGCGGCGTGAACCGTCACGAACATCACCCAGAGCTTGGTCATGTGATGACGGAAGAAGACATGATCCGCGACATCTGCTTGATGAAACAATACAACTTCAATGCGGTACGTACAGCGCACTACCCGAACCATCCTCGTTGGTACGAACTGTGTGACCAATACGGCTTGTACGTGTGCGATGAAGCGAACATCGAAACGCATGGCATGCAGCCAATGAACCGCCTATCGAGCGATCCACAATGGGCACACGCTTACATGAGCCGCTACACCCAAATGGTGATGCGCGATAAGAACCACCCTTCGATCATCATCTGGTCTTTAGGTAACGAATCCGGTCACGGCAGCAACCATAATGCCATGTACGCTTGGTCTAAAAACTACGATCCTTCTCGCCCAGTACAGTACGAAGGCGGCGGTTCAAACACCACAGCAACCGACATCATTGCGCCAATGTACGCGCGCGTGAATACGGTCATTGAAGACGAAGCTGTGCCTAAATGGGCAATCAAGAAATGGGTGTCGTTGCCAAATGAAACTCGCCCTTTGATTTTGTGTGAATACGCACACGCAATGGGCAACAGTCTGGGTAGCTTTAATGATTACTGGGATGCGTTCCGCGATTACCCTCGCCTACAAGGCGGCTTTATTTGGGATTGGGTGGATCAAGGCTTGAGCCAATGGGATCAGAACGGTCAACACTTCTGGGCCTACGGCGGCGACTTTGGTGATGAAATCAATGACCGTCAGTTCTGCATCAACGGTTTGATCTTCCCAGATCGCACGGTTCATCCAACGTTGGAAGAAGCAAAATACTGCCAACGCATGATCACTGTGTCACTACAAGAGCAAACCAAAGACGCTTGTACACTGTTAGTGACTAACGAGAACTTGTTCCGCGCGACCGATAATGAGCAATTGAACTGGTCACTACTAGAAGATGGCAAAGTCATCCAAACGGGTTCGTTCGCACTTAACGTAGAAGCGGACAGCCAAGCAAGTATTGAGATTGCCCTTAACTTCGCTCCAAAAGCGCAGGCGCAATACCACTTAAATACCGACATTACTCTGATTGCTGCAACACCTTGGGCGGAAGCTGAGCACGTCGTCGCTTCTGAGCAAATGGCGCTACGTAATACAGTAGGCCTTGTTCTTCCAGTATTGGAAATGCAACCAGCCCCAATGCTAACGCAGCAAGACAACACCATTTTGGTGTCTAGCTTGGATGAAAAACATCAATGGCGTTGGGATAGACAAACTGGCTTGATGACCGACTGGCATGTTGATGGCAAAACGCAAATGCTTGCGGCACCACAAGACAACTTCTTCCGTGCACCACTGGATAACGACATCGGCGTCAGCGAAATCGACAATGTCGATCCAAACGCTTGGATGTGTCGTTGGGACATGGCGGGGATCGGCCAATGGGAGCGTCAATGTGTCGCTTGCCACAGTGAAATCCTGACGCATGCAGTGAAAGTGACCTCGACCTTCGCTTACCATTTTAATGGTGAAGTACAAGCGATCACCACTTGGACGCACACACTGAGCAACAGCGGTGAAATGACATTGGCTGTCGATGTGAAGCTGGCTGATGATTTACCACCAATGCCACGCATCGGTTTGGAGTTCGAACTGCCATTAAATGAGCAAAATGCACCGATCACATGGCAAGGTTTAGGCCCGTTTGAAAACTACCCTGACCGCTTGGCAGCAGCACGTTTCGGCTTACACACACAGACACTTGAGCAAATGCATACGCCGTACATTTTCCCTACAGACAGTGGTCTACGCTGTGGTACGCAATGGTTGAAGGTGAATGAGTTAGAAGTCTCGGGTGACTTCCAGTTCGGTGTGAGTCAGTACGCTCAGCAGCACTTAGCAGCAGCGAAACACACTAACGATTTGGTTGCAGAAGAGAAGATTTATGTGCGCCTAGACCATAAACACATGGGTGTCGGCGGTGATGACTCTTGGAGTCCAAGCGTACACAAAGAATTTCAATTAACGGACAATCAATACGCGTACCGAGTGACATTCAAGCCTGCTCAATAA
- a CDS encoding substrate-binding domain-containing protein, with protein sequence MATIKDVAKEAGVSIATASRVINNAPHTSDAAIVAVKEAMAKLGYRPNATARALVNKSSNAIGVLVNDVSAPFFGTMVKAIDTIANEQGKQLLIGSGYHDAVKERNAINMLLDSQCESLVVHSKGMTDAELTSLADDIPGLVVINRVVPNMASRCIALDNRKGSYIATEHLIRNGHRHIGYLCSNHDIEDAHDRREGYLDALRDNSIEIREEYIEYGEPDETGGEQAIVNLLAKNTPVTAIATYNDYMAAGCMTLLQENGINIPEHMSVIGFDDGHIARYIYPRLTTIRYPIQVMANEAVKLSLQLVAGQEMERSECKLFMPILVRRASVGSNPK encoded by the coding sequence ATGGCTACTATCAAAGACGTCGCAAAAGAAGCAGGCGTATCCATTGCAACCGCATCTCGCGTGATCAATAACGCGCCTCACACTAGTGATGCAGCTATTGTTGCTGTTAAAGAAGCAATGGCAAAACTGGGGTATCGCCCCAATGCCACTGCTCGCGCTTTGGTGAACAAATCCTCAAATGCCATTGGTGTTTTAGTTAACGACGTATCGGCACCGTTTTTTGGCACCATGGTCAAAGCCATCGACACCATTGCAAACGAGCAAGGAAAACAGCTTCTTATTGGCAGTGGTTATCACGATGCGGTCAAAGAACGCAATGCCATTAATATGCTGCTCGACAGCCAATGTGAATCGTTAGTAGTCCACAGTAAGGGCATGACCGATGCCGAACTCACATCACTCGCAGATGATATTCCCGGCCTAGTCGTAATCAACCGAGTAGTACCAAACATGGCTTCTCGTTGTATTGCTCTCGATAACCGTAAAGGCTCCTACATCGCGACGGAGCATCTTATTCGTAATGGTCATCGACATATTGGTTATCTTTGCTCAAATCATGATATCGAAGATGCTCATGACAGACGCGAAGGCTATCTAGATGCGCTTCGCGACAACAGCATCGAGATTCGCGAAGAGTACATTGAATATGGTGAACCAGATGAAACCGGCGGCGAACAAGCCATTGTCAACTTGCTAGCCAAAAACACTCCAGTTACGGCAATCGCCACCTACAACGACTATATGGCTGCGGGTTGTATGACCTTACTGCAAGAAAATGGCATTAACATCCCAGAGCACATGTCCGTCATTGGCTTTGATGATGGTCATATCGCCCGTTATATATACCCTCGGTTGACAACCATTCGCTACCCAATTCAAGTAATGGCAAACGAAGCGGTGAAACTTTCCCTACAGTTGGTTGCAGGTCAAGAAATGGAACGTTCTGAGTGTAAACTCTTTATGCCAATCCTTGTGCGTCGTGCATCTGTAGGCTCAAACCCCAAATAA